From Acinetobacter suaedae, one genomic window encodes:
- a CDS encoding ABC transporter substrate-binding protein, whose product MKIQHYVGKGRLAVIASALLFSSFTQAADKLVLQTTWYAQAEQGGYYQALAQGIYKKYGLDVDIKIGGPQVNNMTLLLSKRADIIINYDLQVLKGIESNFPIKAIAAPFQFDPQGILTHSDVKSLADLKGKTILVSTSGQASWWPWLREKYNLNAAQARPYTFNMQPFLASKNVAQQAYATSEVFQAKKAEPSSNFFLFADAGYPAYGGILVTRNDVIQAKPDVLKRFVQASMEGWKNYLADPRLGNAMIKKENPNMNDDLLAFAVDQMKKRKLIDGGDAKTRGIGVMTDARWKATRDFMVNAGLLNTKTNWKAAYTTQFNPVSK is encoded by the coding sequence CATTACTATTCAGTTCATTTACTCAAGCTGCCGACAAATTAGTTTTACAAACCACATGGTATGCACAAGCAGAGCAAGGTGGTTATTATCAAGCTTTAGCACAAGGAATCTATAAAAAATATGGGCTAGATGTCGATATTAAAATCGGTGGCCCACAAGTCAATAATATGACGTTATTACTTTCTAAACGTGCAGATATTATTATTAATTATGATCTCCAAGTATTAAAAGGTATAGAAAGTAATTTTCCGATCAAGGCAATTGCTGCACCATTTCAATTTGATCCACAAGGTATTTTGACTCACAGCGATGTGAAATCTTTGGCAGATTTGAAAGGAAAAACAATTCTTGTATCTACCAGCGGACAAGCAAGCTGGTGGCCTTGGTTAAGAGAAAAATATAATTTAAATGCAGCTCAGGCTCGTCCTTATACTTTCAATATGCAACCATTTTTAGCAAGTAAAAATGTAGCTCAACAAGCCTATGCAACCTCAGAGGTGTTTCAAGCAAAAAAGGCTGAACCTTCGAGTAATTTTTTCTTATTCGCTGATGCTGGATACCCAGCCTATGGTGGAATTCTTGTGACTCGAAATGATGTCATTCAAGCAAAACCCGATGTTTTAAAACGTTTCGTACAGGCTTCTATGGAAGGTTGGAAAAACTACCTAGCCGATCCTCGTTTAGGCAATGCGATGATAAAAAAAGAAAATCCCAATATGAATGATGATCTATTGGCTTTTGCAGTTGATCAAATGAAAAAACGAAAATTGATTGATGGCGGAGATGCCAAAACTCGAGGGATTGGCGTGATGACAGACGCGCGTTGGAAAGCAACGCGTGATTTTATGGTAAATGCAGGTTTGCTCAATACTAAAACTAATTGGAAAGCGGCTTATACCACACAGTTCAATCCTGTAAGTAAATAA